A window of the Pyrodictium abyssi genome harbors these coding sequences:
- a CDS encoding SDH family Clp fold serine proteinase: MAGDPIGNMIFFLFWLLLLFSIMEPIISLRRLQAARLALIRRMEQKYGWRVVTLIHREERVTFFGIPIQRFIDIDDSEAVLRAIRTTPPDKPIALILHTPGGLVLAASQIARALKRHPGKKIVIVPHYAMSGGTLIALAADEILMDPNAVLGPLDPQLSLGPQGPVVPAPSILKVAKMKGEKASDTTLIIADIAEKAIMEMQEVITELLRDKMGEEKAREVARILTEGRWTHDYPITVEKARELGLPVKTEVPPEVYELMALYPQAPHNRPGVEFIPQPLPQQPVRRGQGASN, encoded by the coding sequence TTGGCCGGAGACCCTATAGGCAACATGATATTCTTCCTGTTCTGGCTCCTCCTGCTCTTCAGCATAATGGAGCCGATAATCAGCCTCCGCCGGCTACAGGCAGCGAGGCTGGCGCTGATACGCCGGATGGAGCAGAAGTACGGCTGGCGAGTAGTCACGCTCATACACCGCGAGGAGAGGGTAACCTTCTTCGGTATCCCGATACAGCGGTTCATAGACATCGACGACTCCGAGGCAGTACTGAGGGCGATAAGGACGACGCCCCCGGATAAGCCGATAGCACTGATACTCCACACGCCGGGCGGCCTAGTGCTAGCGGCGAGCCAGATAGCTAGGGCGCTGAAGAGGCACCCAGGCAAGAAGATAGTCATAGTGCCACACTACGCTATGAGCGGCGGCACCCTCATCGCGCTAGCTGCGGACGAGATACTCATGGACCCCAATGCTGTGCTCGGCCCGCTAGACCCCCAGCTCTCCCTAGGCCCCCAGGGCCCAGTAGTGCCAGCCCCGAGCATACTCAAGGTAGCCAAGATGAAGGGCGAGAAGGCCAGCGACACGACGCTGATAATAGCGGACATAGCGGAGAAGGCTATCATGGAGATGCAGGAGGTCATAACAGAGCTGCTCCGCGACAAGATGGGCGAAGAGAAGGCCCGCGAAGTGGCCAGGATCCTCACCGAGGGCAGGTGGACTCACGACTACCCGATAACCGTGGAGAAGGCCCGGGAGCTAGGCCTACCAGTGAAGACCGAGGTGCCCCCGGAGGTGTACGAACTCATGGCCCTGTACCCCCAGGCGCCGCACAACAGGCCTGGCGTAGAGTTCATCCCCCAGCCGCTGCCACAGCAGCCAGTCCGCCGCGGCCAGGGAGCCTCCAACTAG
- a CDS encoding CopG family transcriptional regulator: MSEVLSIRVPRELKKRLEALKDTVDWRSEIVRFLEERVEYYERLKAIREIEEMMKNHPELPRGFAARSVREDRDSS; the protein is encoded by the coding sequence GTGAGCGAGGTACTAAGTATACGGGTACCCCGGGAGCTTAAGAAGAGGCTTGAGGCGCTAAAGGACACTGTGGACTGGAGGAGCGAGATAGTAAGGTTCCTCGAGGAGCGGGTAGAGTACTATGAGAGGCTAAAGGCTATCCGCGAGATAGAGGAGATGATGAAGAATCATCCAGAGCTACCTAGGGGCTTCGCAGCTAGATCTGTGAGGGAGGACCGTGATAGTAGTTGA
- a CDS encoding type II toxin-antitoxin system VapC family toxin yields the protein MIVVDASALAKYVLKEEGWRGIARYLVAERSVTLDHALKETLNAVWKAAVIHRVISRTVALEKYRVLTRLVEGRVITVEDEEAYLEKALEIAIDTGLTVYDALYVAQAASHRARLLTCDRKQAEAAEKLGINTILVL from the coding sequence GTGATAGTAGTTGATGCCTCGGCGCTGGCCAAGTACGTCCTAAAGGAGGAGGGTTGGAGAGGTATCGCTAGGTACCTGGTGGCGGAGAGGAGTGTTACGCTGGACCATGCGCTCAAGGAGACGCTGAACGCTGTATGGAAGGCGGCTGTTATCCACCGGGTTATAAGCAGGACGGTAGCCCTGGAGAAGTACAGGGTGCTCACGAGGCTTGTAGAGGGTAGAGTAATCACCGTCGAGGACGAGGAAGCCTATCTCGAAAAAGCGCTTGAAATAGCCATTGACACGGGGTTGACCGTGTACGACGCGCTATACGTCGCACAGGCGGCTAGCCACCGGGCTAGGCTCCTTACATGCGACAGAAAGCAAGCAGAAGCGGCGGAGAAGCTAGGCATAAACACCATACTAGTGCTATGA
- a CDS encoding BMP family ABC transporter substrate-binding protein produces MASRREFIKILGAGVAGLVVGAGLGYSLRGSPQPRETTTSPAQAGGQAPAASGGARKVKALWVYVGPIGDYGWTHAHNQGRVNAEKALKGLVETKYLEKVAEDQAYPAIKQALEQEHFDAVFATSFGFMDAVKRLAKEYPDVMFYHCSGPWEAFKDLPNVATYFSEFYQLYYLNGIAAGAVTETCRVGYVPAFLIPEVVRHINAYALGAVHGAKLMGKCGGGENLEIYVTAPLRSWFNPDKARQYAETLINQYKVDVIAFTEDSTAVLETAAEYGVYSFSHYSNMLDYFTHGKGAESEIAKKIAKAHLTGQVADWTPIYVYLLAKKITGVAEKEDIWARIGDFVPIRWRRPVNESTAGKPEGAAYLAPLNTEVIPAKAVEEIKRLYEDMKELLFEPFTGPIRGYTIDPASGKQVGDVEEKVPAGVRWGRNELWSEKTMNWFYEKIITLGG; encoded by the coding sequence GTGGCCTCTAGGCGCGAGTTCATTAAGATACTCGGAGCGGGCGTAGCCGGCCTAGTCGTGGGCGCAGGCCTAGGCTACAGCCTACGCGGCTCCCCGCAGCCCCGGGAGACCACCACTAGCCCTGCCCAGGCCGGGGGCCAGGCCCCGGCCGCCTCGGGCGGGGCCCGCAAGGTGAAGGCGCTCTGGGTCTACGTGGGCCCGATAGGCGACTATGGCTGGACCCACGCCCATAACCAGGGCCGGGTGAACGCGGAGAAGGCGCTCAAGGGCCTCGTGGAGACAAAGTACCTGGAGAAGGTGGCCGAGGACCAGGCCTACCCCGCGATAAAGCAAGCTCTCGAGCAGGAGCACTTCGACGCGGTGTTCGCCACCAGCTTCGGCTTCATGGACGCCGTGAAGAGGCTGGCCAAGGAGTACCCAGACGTGATGTTCTACCACTGTAGCGGCCCCTGGGAGGCCTTCAAGGACCTGCCCAACGTAGCCACCTACTTCTCCGAGTTCTACCAGCTATACTACCTCAACGGCATAGCCGCCGGCGCCGTGACAGAGACCTGCAGGGTAGGCTACGTGCCCGCCTTCCTGATACCAGAGGTAGTGCGCCACATAAACGCCTACGCCCTAGGCGCGGTCCACGGAGCCAAGCTCATGGGCAAGTGCGGTGGCGGCGAGAACCTCGAGATCTACGTCACAGCGCCGCTACGCAGCTGGTTCAACCCAGACAAGGCCCGCCAGTACGCAGAGACCCTCATCAACCAGTACAAGGTGGACGTCATAGCCTTCACAGAGGACTCCACCGCCGTGCTCGAGACAGCGGCCGAGTACGGCGTGTACAGCTTCAGCCACTACAGCAACATGCTAGACTACTTCACCCACGGCAAGGGCGCCGAGAGCGAGATAGCCAAGAAGATAGCCAAGGCGCACCTAACCGGCCAGGTGGCCGACTGGACACCGATATACGTCTACCTCCTAGCCAAGAAGATAACCGGCGTAGCCGAGAAGGAGGACATCTGGGCCAGGATAGGCGACTTCGTCCCGATACGCTGGAGAAGGCCCGTCAACGAGTCCACGGCCGGCAAGCCCGAGGGCGCAGCCTACCTAGCACCGCTAAACACCGAGGTCATACCAGCCAAGGCCGTGGAGGAGATCAAGAGGCTCTACGAGGACATGAAGGAGCTGCTATTCGAGCCCTTCACCGGCCCGATACGCGGCTACACGATAGACCCTGCTAGCGGTAAGCAGGTCGGCGACGTAGAGGAGAAGGTGCCGGCTGGCGTCCGCTGGGGCCGCAACGAGCTCTGGAGCGAGAAGACGATGAACTGGTTCTACGAGAAGATAATAACCCTAGGCGGCTGA